The genomic region AAATTAAATTAAGAAATGATTTGAAGACTCCTAAAACAAGTAAGGGAGAATCTCTAATAAAAAGTTCAAGGGGGAAAAACTATGAAAGAAATAAGAACTATTGAATATAAAGATGGTGTATTGTACTTAATTGACCAAAGAAAACTTCCTACTATTTATGAAGTTTTTGAATGTAGAACTTATAAGGATGTGGATTTTGCAATAAAGGATATGGTAGTACGTGGTGCACCAGCTATTGGTGCAACAACAGCCTATGGTGTGGTTTTAGCGGCTAAAGAATTTATTAATGATGATAAAATTACTTTCTTAAAAAAGTTAGATGAAGCATTAGATGTATTGAATAAGTCTAGACCTACAGCTGTAAATCTTATGTGGGCTATAAAGAGGATGAGAGATTTAATAGAAGGGAATAGAGATTTAGAGGTAAAAGAGATATATGAAAAAATAATTAATGAGGCAAATGATATTTACCAAGAAGATATTAAGACAAATAAGACTATGGCTAAATATGGAAATGAAATTATAAAAGAGGGAGATACTATATTAACTCATTGTAATACTGGAGCTCTTGCTACTGTTCAATATGGTACAGCTTTAGGGGTAGTTAGGGAAGCTCATTATACTGGGAAAAATATATTTGTATATGCCGATGAGACGAGACCAAGGCTACAAGGTGGAAGACTTACTGCTTGGGAATTAGTCCAAGAGGAAATACCAGCTAAGTTAATTGCTGACAACGTGGCAGCTACTTTAATAAGAGATGGTAAGATAGATATTATTTTAGTTGGTGCAGATAGAATAGCTTCTAATGGAGATACTGCAAATAAAATTGGAACCTTTATGTTATCTGTAGTGGCTAAAGCCTATAATGTTCCTTTCTATATAGTAGCACCAACGACTACTATAGACTTTGATATTAAAACAGGAAAGGAAATAGAAATAGAGGAAAGAAGTCATGAGGAAGTTACTCATATAAATGGTGTTAGAATTGCTCCAAAAGGAATTGATGTTTATAATCCAGCCTTCGATGTAACGCCTAATGAGAATATAACTGGAATAATAACGGAAAAAGGTATTGTAAAACCACCTTTTAAGGCTAATATAATGAAATTAAAATAGGGAGGTGCCTAATGTGGAAAAGGCTATAATTGGAGGTACAGGAGTTTATGATGCAGGAAGTGATAGTTCTAAAAAAAGAGTAGAAACTAAATATGGAGAAGTAGAATTAGACATTTTAAAAATTGATGGCGAGGAAATTGTTTTCTTAGCTAGACATGGTAAGGATCATTCAGTTCCTCCCCATTTAATAAATTATAGAGCTAATATGATGGCCTTGAAGGAAATCGGAGTAAAATATGTTTATGCTACTGCTGCCGTAGGTTCATGTAATGAAAATTATAAACCAGGTGATGTTGTCGTAATAAGAGATTTTTTAGATTTTACAAAAACTAGATCAGTGACCTTTTTTGAAGGTGGAGATGAACCAGTAAAACATGTAGATATGTCTGAACCTTATTGTTCAAATTTAAGGGAAAAGTTTTATAGTATAGCTAAAAAAGAAGGATTATATATAGTAGGAAATGCAGTTTATGTATGTACAGAGGGACCAAGATTTGAAACAGCCCAAGAGATTAATATGTTTAAAAACTTAGGTGGTGATGTAGTAGGTATGACTAACGTACCCGAGGTAGTTTTGGCAAAAGAACTAGGTATGTGTTATGCAACAGTAGGAATAATTTCAAATTGGTGTACAGGTATGACTGAAGTTATAAATTTACATGATATCCAAGGTGCATTAGAGACAAATAAGGAAAAAGTAACTAAAGCTTTTATTAATGTATTTAAGGAAGAATTAAATCAAGACCAATGTAATTGTAATAATTCAATAGTTGAACTTTAAATATCAGCATACTAGAGGTATTATGTGAATAACAAAATTATCGCTCCGACATAAAAACTATTTTTTCAGCAAATATAAAGCTTTGCTATGCACTCT from Tissierellales bacterium harbors:
- a CDS encoding S-methyl-5'-thioinosine phosphorylase, which translates into the protein MEKAIIGGTGVYDAGSDSSKKRVETKYGEVELDILKIDGEEIVFLARHGKDHSVPPHLINYRANMMALKEIGVKYVYATAAVGSCNENYKPGDVVVIRDFLDFTKTRSVTFFEGGDEPVKHVDMSEPYCSNLREKFYSIAKKEGLYIVGNAVYVCTEGPRFETAQEINMFKNLGGDVVGMTNVPEVVLAKELGMCYATVGIISNWCTGMTEVINLHDIQGALETNKEKVTKAFINVFKEELNQDQCNCNNSIVEL
- the mtnA gene encoding S-methyl-5-thioribose-1-phosphate isomerase: MKEIRTIEYKDGVLYLIDQRKLPTIYEVFECRTYKDVDFAIKDMVVRGAPAIGATTAYGVVLAAKEFINDDKITFLKKLDEALDVLNKSRPTAVNLMWAIKRMRDLIEGNRDLEVKEIYEKIINEANDIYQEDIKTNKTMAKYGNEIIKEGDTILTHCNTGALATVQYGTALGVVREAHYTGKNIFVYADETRPRLQGGRLTAWELVQEEIPAKLIADNVAATLIRDGKIDIILVGADRIASNGDTANKIGTFMLSVVAKAYNVPFYIVAPTTTIDFDIKTGKEIEIEERSHEEVTHINGVRIAPKGIDVYNPAFDVTPNENITGIITEKGIVKPPFKANIMKLK